The Cryptomeria japonica chromosome 2, Sugi_1.0, whole genome shotgun sequence region ATCTCACATTCACAGTCGGTCTCCGCTCCATCGGCCATTGGTATAGATTTCAACCTATAGAGCTGATCACCTGATGATACCTGATCACCGAAGACGACTCCATTGGGTCATCGGCAAAACACATGAAATGTTACACCGATCTTCGATAACCAAGAGCGGACCTCATCGGCTCATCGAAACCAACACTACGATGTTACCTCAATCTGCATTGTTATCATgataacctaaggtggtctcatcGGGTCATCGACACATGCCCAAAACTGCTATCCCAATAAGCGAAGAACTTCGAGACAAAACAATGCAGACTCATCGTGACTTCGGCGTAGCCTTCATCATGTCGACCCGATTGCCGATATCAACCCGGAGCGCCTAAGatagctccatcgggtcatcggctcAACTCTGATGCAGTCTTCCCGATAGCTGAAGTTATCCTGATGACCGAAGTTGACTTCGTTGGGTCATTGGGATAACGCCAAACCTGCTTCTCTGAGCTCTGATGAAAGAGGATACATCGGCAAGAATCATACCGATAGAGCTCACAGATTTCTTTCACACTGTTTCATTGGCAAGAGTTAACtcgatcagtatgaacaaaggtcaagtgattagaggcacatttccaacaatttGCATCCATTTCCAACTTCTTGTTCTCAGAAGCAGCAAATTCATTTGCTTCTTGTGGTTATGATAGTGTTTATTACTGCTATTGCATCTTTCGTACTATGCTGTTTATTCATGGAGTTCTCTAGAAGTAATTTGTATAACAAAGTATCAAGTATCAAAAGAACTTTTAGCTTTCAGAAGGGGCAACAAATGATTCCATATGAAGCTCTTGTAAAAGCAACTGATGGATTCAGTGATAGAAACAAAATAGGAGCTGGTAGTTGTGGATCAGTCTATAGGGGGATTTTGGATGATGGCACAACAGTTGCTGTCAAAGTCCTCAACTTACAGAATAAGGAAGCTTCCAAGAATTTTTACACAAAATGCAAAGTGCTTGGAAGTGTTCGCCGCCAGAATCTTGTTAGAATCATAGATTATTGTTCAATGCTTCAGTTCAAAGCTTTGGTTCTCCAATTAATACCCAATGGAAGCTTGGAAAACCATCTGTATCCCAATGGAGATAAGGCTGAAACTAAGGGTGTGTAGATTAAGCTTCAGTCAAATACTAAGCATATCCATTGGCATAGCTCAGGGTATGAAATATCTCCATCATCATTTTTTTGTCGAAGTGGCCAACCAACAACATATTTGTGGGAGGACTCAACCTGCATAAGTGGGTAAGAATGGCTTGCCCTCATAGAATGATTGAAGTGGTGGACTTCAGCCTAAGATTGCTTCTATATTTGAAGTTTTTCTACTAGGTTTGGAATGCACAAGAGAATCACCAGAGCAATGACCAACTATGACCGAGGTTGTAGCAGTCCTAGAAGGAATCATAAATAAATTTGTGAAACTGGCTGGTGCTTCCGAATTATCGTCAAACTAATTATCTTCATTGGAGAGCCTAAGTCTCTACGCTAAAGCATTTGAAATCGAAAGTTCTACTACAATTTAGGAGGTGTCAAGCCTAAATTTAGTTGGGCATTGACTTAAACAATAAAAGGTATGAGAATATAGTGAAAAGTCTCAATGAAATTTCTCATTTCTTAACCAGAGTTTCTATTTGGATTTGATTTCATTTGAAATTTGTGTTCAGTATTCCTGTTTGATTGACCAAGTAGCTGACTGATATCTTGTGAGTCAACTGTGTGAGTTTGGTTTGCATCTGTTACATGATCCAATTATTTTAGAGTACCAAGCATCTTATACGAGGCTTCAAAATATTGTGTATGAATTGAGGTACTAAACAATTCCCTTACAATAGATGTGTGAACAAAATGAAGAAATTCAAATTAAGGGCAACAACATTCACTTCTATCTCTCTGTAGTTTAATTATTCTCTTGTACTCAATGTTTCATTTCAAATTGAATAACAATGCTAAAAATTAACAGCAGTGCATCTATGCAGGAAACAAAATACAATAGTAGAAAGAGTTGGATATTCCATGCTGCAGTGGAATCCAAACTGTGCAGAAACCTTGAGGGTACTTGTGCTAGTAGATCCACTATCAGGAAATCATTACATTTTTTCTTTAGGAAGGCTACCATATAATATAGATTTGTAAGGTTGGGTTTACTATCCATTGGGATCATAAGGaacaaataattttcaattttaatttgtgTAAACAGTTTAATGTTATCAAATGAGCAGTTGACGTCAGTCCTgtagttttttttaataaaggaaaataaaattctaacacaatgaaaattacaaaataaaaagtACAGAGGAAGTTTTATTTTCTAATTATTATAATAGCAGA contains the following coding sequences:
- the LOC131859981 gene encoding receptor kinase-like protein Xa21, with product MEFSRSNLYNKVSSIKRTFSFQKGQQMIPYEALVKATDGFSDRNKIGAGSCGSVYRGILDDGTTVAVKVLNLQNKEASKNFYTKCKVLGSVRRQNLVRIIDYCSMLQFKALVLQLIPNGSLENHLYPNGDKAETKGV